A genomic segment from Streptomyces sp. NBC_01233 encodes:
- a CDS encoding TrmH family RNA methyltransferase — protein sequence MSERAGADETVREWREAAGRADLVLLDGFHALKHALRFGADVRMVVAEDPAAVRALAAELAPDVEPEVARLVRRATLKELLPRVHPTGVAALAVRPDRAAGLAALGRLPRPAPVVVLDNPRNLGNVGAVVRLAAGFGATGVVTRGDLDPWHPNVVRAGAGLHYATTVERLALDELPPGPLYALDPEGVDIRTLTLPDDALLAFGSERHGISPELRDRADHLVSLPMRPQVSSYNLATSVAMTLFHWGGPPAGEEGGEDA from the coding sequence ATGAGTGAGCGGGCGGGCGCAGACGAGACGGTGCGGGAGTGGCGGGAGGCCGCCGGGCGGGCGGATCTTGTCCTGCTCGACGGGTTCCACGCGCTGAAGCACGCCCTGCGCTTCGGCGCGGACGTGCGGATGGTCGTCGCCGAGGACCCCGCCGCCGTACGGGCCCTGGCCGCCGAGCTGGCTCCGGACGTCGAGCCCGAGGTGGCCCGGCTGGTGCGCCGGGCCACGCTCAAGGAGCTGCTCCCCCGCGTGCACCCCACCGGGGTCGCGGCCCTCGCCGTACGTCCCGACCGGGCGGCGGGCCTCGCCGCGCTCGGGCGGTTGCCCAGGCCCGCGCCCGTCGTCGTGCTCGACAACCCCCGCAACCTCGGCAACGTCGGCGCCGTCGTCCGCCTCGCCGCCGGGTTCGGCGCCACCGGCGTCGTGACCCGCGGCGACCTCGACCCCTGGCACCCGAACGTGGTCCGGGCCGGGGCCGGCCTGCACTACGCCACCACCGTCGAGCGCCTCGCACTGGACGAGCTGCCGCCCGGGCCGCTCTACGCGCTCGACCCGGAGGGCGTGGACATCCGTACCCTCACCCTCCCGGACGACGCCCTGCTCGCCTTCGGCTCGGAACGCCACGGGATCTCACCGGAGCTCCGAGACCGGGCCGACCACCTCGTCTCCCTGCCCATGCGCCCGCAGGTCTCCAGCTACAACCTCGCCACCAGCGTGGCCATGACCCTCTTCCACTGGGGCGGACCGCCGGCCGGCGAAGAGGGCGGCGAGGACGCCTAG